The genomic window AAGGCCGACGGCCCTCACCTGGAGATTGCCTCAAGCCCGGACGGTTCCTCGTGCTCCCACCCGGCTGGGTCCACAACCCCCACACCCTCGGCCAGGCCGGGGACAGCGTCCACCTGACCTCGGTAGTCCGGGAACGCACCCGCTACTGGATCGGGGAGCAGTCGCTGACCGCTCCAGAATGACGGCCTGGACGCAACCAGAACGCCCTCCTATACTGACCACGTCATGTCCGGACAGTATAGGAGGCGACATGGTCCCCCGGACCACGACGGGCAGCACGGAACAAGCGAAGGCCATCCGCGACCGCCGACTCGCGCTCAACCTGAGCATCGAGGAAGCTGCGGCCAAGGCGGGAATCGGCGCAAAATCGTGGAGCCGCTACGAGTCCGGCGGCGCCATCCGTCACGACAAGGCTCGCGGAGTATGCCGGGCACTGGGGTGGAGCAAGCTCCCCGAAGCCGAGCCGGATCAGGGCGCCCCCGGTGACGACTGGCTTCGCAAGATCGACCGTAACCACGAGGCATGGTCTGAGGCGCTCTGCTCACTCGGCGGGAGAACATGCGCGATCGCGTTCGCAGTGGGTAGCGACCTCCTCCATGACCACCTCGTCGACGATCTCCAAGCTCTCGCCAGCGAGCCCCGAGGAACACACCTCGGGCAACTCGCGGCGGCCTGGCTGGACGGTGATCTACCCCCGCAATTTCTACCTCGCTATGACTATGAGTTCGTCTACGGACTCAAAGCAGCGGTCATCAGGCTCCGCCGACGATTCAGGGGCGGGGACCTCGTCGCCCACACAGTCCTGGAGGAGTTAGCCCTCTACCTGATCTTCGAGCAGGTAGAGCTCTTGGCAGACATGGATCCCGACCTTTTCGAGGAGGATCGGGACGGAACCGAGTGGCTGGCCGAGATTCTCGGCGACCTGGACATCGAGTTTCTGCTGTTCAATTCCGGATTGGCACTGACGCCCGCCGTCTCGTACCACTTCGACCACTGGAACGAGATGCAGTTCCACACCGGCAAAGACGTGGAGGCAGCGGAGCCGTCGCGACACGAACCGTGACAGCCACGCTCCGCGCCACCACCGTGACGTGGGGTCTGGGGGCGCCCCCAGACCGGCAAAGGTGGGCCGGACGTTGCACCATGCGAACCACACCACGGCCATCCCCGGCAACCCATTGCCGGGACGTTTGACCAGTTCAAGGGGTATTCGTCCGGCCCGTTAGCCTGATTTACACCTTCCTCAGTCGCCTCGGACGGCTGTACTACCAGGCCGGCGGGACAGCGCTGGCCGCATGGTGGGCTTCGCTGGATGGTTCGTTCGTGGCTGCTGGGCTCAGGCGTACATTCCGTGAGTCTTGGCGGGCCCATCTGGCTGCTACGCTCACGCTCACTCGAGATCGTTGGGGGCGGTGCGTGTCCAACTTGGGCGGATATCAACTTATGACGACCTTCGCCAAGAAGCTCGGCGGACCGAGGAACCTTGGCCTTGCCGTCGCCCTCGTAGGTGCTGTCGTTTTGAGGGTC from Actinoplanes derwentensis includes these protein-coding regions:
- a CDS encoding helix-turn-helix domain-containing protein; this translates as MVPRTTTGSTEQAKAIRDRRLALNLSIEEAAAKAGIGAKSWSRYESGGAIRHDKARGVCRALGWSKLPEAEPDQGAPGDDWLRKIDRNHEAWSEALCSLGGRTCAIAFAVGSDLLHDHLVDDLQALASEPRGTHLGQLAAAWLDGDLPPQFLPRYDYEFVYGLKAAVIRLRRRFRGGDLVAHTVLEELALYLIFEQVELLADMDPDLFEEDRDGTEWLAEILGDLDIEFLLFNSGLALTPAVSYHFDHWNEMQFHTGKDVEAAEPSRHEP